Part of the Oceanidesulfovibrio indonesiensis genome is shown below.
TTGCAGGCTGACGTCCCAGAACTTCATGAAAATGAAGGTGCCCAGGATGGTAACCAGCAGGACCACGCCCATGATGAGCCCTTCACGCAGACCCATGAAAAGCACGAGCAGAACCACCACGATAGCCAAGGCTTCCAGCAGGTTGACAGCGAAACCGGTAACAGCCTCCTTGACCGTGTCGGCCTGGAAGGCGATGGGCTCGATCTCCATGCCCACGGGCACGCGCGGGGTGAGCTCGGCCAGCCGTGCCTGCACTGCCTCGCCCATGGTGACCACGTTGCCGCCTTCCACCGTTGATATGCCCAGCCCCACGGCCGGCTTGCCGTTGTGGCGCAGCAGCTGCGTGGGAGGGTCCAAATAGCCGCGTTCCACGGTCGCCACGTCCCTCAGGCGGATCATGCGGCTCTTGCCGTCGTCGGTGTCGGCGGCCGGAATGAGAAGATCCTCCATGGCCTTCACGCTTTCGAACCCGCCGGTCACGCGGAGATCCACTCTTTCTCCGCCCACTTTCACATCGCCGGATGTGGATACAGTGTTCTGCGCCGTGATGGTGTCGAAGATGGTGGCGGGAGGGATGCCCAGCCTGGCCAGCCGCGACCGGTCGATTTCCACGTATACGACCTCGGTCTGGAGGCCCCAGAAGTCGATGCGGCCGACGTCCTCGCAGAGCAGCAGTTCCCGGCGCAGGTCCTTGGCGAACTCGCGCATGTCACGGAAGCTGTAGCCTTCGCCCGTGAGCGCCAGGAAAATTCCGTACACGTCGCCGAAATCGTCGTTGATCTGCGGTGCCTCGCACCCCGGCGGCAGGTTGCTCTGTGCGTCGTTCACCTTGCGGCGCAGCTCATCCCATACCTGGGGTAGTTCGTGGCCGTCGTATGTATCCTGAATTTCAGCGTAGATGATGGAGAGCCCGGCGCGGGAGATGGAGCGCACCTCGTCCAGCTGCTTGAGTTGCTGGACGGCGGTTTCCAGGGGCTCGGTGACCTCTTCCTCGACCTCGGCGGCCGTGGCCCCGGGGTACTGGGTGTAGATGACGGCCTGCTTGATGGTGAACTCGGGGTCTTCGAGCCGGCCGAGGGACTGGTACGACAGGTAGCCGCCCACGGCCACCATGAGCGTGAAGACGAGCGTCACCGCCTTGTGGCGCAAGGCGTAGTTCGCAAGATCCATTATTCGAGTCCTTCGGCGCCGGCGCGCATGGGCCGGACCACCATGTGTTCGCTCAGGCTGTGCACCCCGGCCACGGCCACGCGCTGGCCGGGCTCCAGGCCGGTCAGCACTTCGACGCCTTCGTCACGCATGGTGCCGAGTTCCACTCGGGTTTTGCGCGGCGGGGCGGCATCGTCTTCGATGATCCAGACGTAGGAACCGCCGTCGCTGCCGCCAAACACCGCGGCCATGGGGGCCAGCACGGCGCCGTTTCCGGCCAGTCCGGTTGGCAGGCTGAGGCGCGCCTCGGCCGTCATGCCGGAAAGCACCTTGAGGTCCTCGGGAGATTCCACGGCAGCCACAACTTCGTACGTCCGCGTAACCGTGTCGGCGTCGGCGCTCACCTCGCGCACCCGGGCGTTGCGCCACGTGTCGCCGTCCGCGCCGAAGCGCACCTGCACGCCGGCCAACGCCGCGTCGCCGTATCTGGCCAGAACCCGCTCGGGCACCTGGAAGCTGACCTCCAGTTCGGCGATGCTCTGCAGGGAGAGCACCGGCGTGTTTTCCTTGATGTGCTCGTGGTTTTCCACGTAGCGCCTGGCGACCACGCCGTCGAAATGGGCGCGCATGACCGTGTCTTCCAGAGCCTTGCGACGGATGCGCAGTTCGGCCGCGGCCGTCTCGAAAGCGGCCTGTGCGTTGTCGAGTTCGGATTGGGTGGTCACGTTCTTCTCGCGCAGGGTGCGTGTGCGTTTCAGGTTCTGCAGGGCTTCGTCGTGAGTGGCCTCTGCCGAACTCACGGCGTTTTCGAAGTCGCGTGGGTCCAGCCGGGCGATAACCTCGCCCTCCTTGACCACGCGGCCGGCATCGCCGTTCAACTCGATGAGCACGCCTCCGACGGAGAAGGACATGTCCACGCGCCGGGCGGCCTGCACAGTGGCGGGGAACTCGCGGATGCTGGACCCGGGAGCGGGCAGCACGCGTTCTGTAGGCACGGGCCGCACCGGCTGGGGCGCTGCCTGCGCTTCGTCGCCGTTGCCGAAGGCCTGCTGCGGAACGCCGCACCAGAACAGAAAGCCGGCGCCGGCCACGGTGGCGGTCAGGATCGTGATGAGTATGAGTCGTTTCATGTTGATTCTCCGACATGAATGGTCAGGTGTCTCGAATAATGAACACGTGCATGGACGCAAGGCGACGCGCGGCCTTGCATCCGATGCGACGCGATTGCTGTATGGTCAGCTGTGATCCGTTTGAGAATCCAGGGGGAGGCCCATCAGAAGGATGAGGGCGTTGGCGGCCTGGCGCACGGCGTTGTCGAAGAACTCCCGGGACGCCATCTCAGGGCCGAACATGACTTCCATGGGCGCCTGGGTGAGCATGTAGAAAATCACCTGCGCATGCAGCATGTTGGCCCACGCAAGCATGGTCGCCTCGGAGAGGTCCGGGCGGATGCGGCGCATGAACTCCATGTCGCCGGTGAGGTTGGGCTTGAAAACTTCCCGGGCGAGGATGGATTGAGCCGAAGAGGGGGAGCATAGCTCTCGCAGGGCGATGCGCCTTTTCCAGTCCGTGGAGGCGGTGCAGAAGAAATCCGCAAACATTTGCCTGGTTGTGATGCGGATGATCTCTGCCTGGCCCTGCGGCGAGCCCATGAGCTCGGGATGCATTTCCGCCACATCGTTGAGGTTGTGGCGCCGGTCGTTCACCGTGGCATGCTGGAACGCCGCCACGTAGAGTAGCTCCTTGCTGCCGAAATGATAGTGGATGCCGCCAAGGTTCACCTGGGCGGCGTCGGCGATCATGCGGGTGCTCACGGCGTCGAAGCCGTGCTCGGCAAAGAGCTGGCAGGCTGCTTCGAGCAAGGCCTGGCGCGTGTTCTTTTGATTGGTCGTCATCGTTGCTCGCAATGCTTCTTGAAGGATATGATGATTCAGTCACTCGACTGAAAACGATCTAATTCAGTCGCGCGACTTAGTCAAGAGAAAATGAATTTATGATCACATTTTTTGCGAGCGGGTGATGGTCGAAACAGGCGCAAGCGGTCGCCGTTGCGCCGATCGGCCGCGGCCAGGGCGAATGGGCAGCTGAAAAGGGGAGGGGCTCTCTGCGCGCGGGATGAGGCCTTTGTCCTGCAGGCAGCCCGCGGGGCATAGCCGGTGGCATGACGAAAGCAAGGCGGCCGGGGGCGCAACTCAAGGCGCATCCCGGCCGAAAAAGCGGATGGAGCGGAGCACAAGGCGCGAAACCGAGCCGTTGCTCCGGCCGGCGGATCAGATGAGGCTGTTTTCCAGGACCAGGTTGTACAGGGTGATCATGCCGATGATCTCACCGTGGTGCTCCACCGGCGCGCGCCGGAAACCGAGCCGTTGCTCCGGCCGGCGGATCAGATGAGGCTGTTTTCCAGGACCAGGTTGTACAGGGTGATCATGCCGATGATCTCACCGTGGTGCTCCACCGGCGCGCGCCGGAAACCGAGCCGTTCGATGAGCCTGATGGCGTAGCGGATATCCATGTCCGCCGGAACCGTCAGTATCGGCTTGGTCATGATCTCGTACACGAACACATCCGTGGATTTGCGGCCCGGCACGATGACGTTCTTGACCATGTCCATGATGGTCACGATGCCCCAGGCGTCGTGCTCGTTCCGCTTGGCAACGAGCAATTCGGACACGCCGTGGTCGCGCATCATCTGCGCGGCGTCCTTTGCGGAGGCCATGCCGTCGATGCTCAGCACTTCCCTGGTCATGACGTCGCGAACTTTCACGATCTGCGCGGACATTTCCTGTTCTCCCGATTTGAAGAGGCTGCGGTTACCCGAAATTAAAGATACTTGTCTCTGACCACTTCCTTGAACTTCTCGATCTGGCTCTCCAGGCCGACGACATGCTCCACCGGAAGCACGAACGCGATGCCGGTGCCGGGCTTGTGAAACTCCCCGGCAACTTCGATGGCCTTGAGCACCTCGGAGACGAGGTGCTCCTCCAGAAGGAACATGATGATGTCGGTCTGGTCCTCCAGGGTCAGGCCGAAGAAGGTCTTGGCCTCGCGCATGCCCGTGCCGCGCGCGGAGATGATGGAAGCCCCGGTGGCGCCGGCCGCCTTGGCCGCATCCACCACGTCGTCGGTTTTGTGCGTCTTGACCGGTGCGAGAATCATCTTGAATATCATTGGACCCCTTCCTTTGTGCGCTGCCTGGCGCGGCGGTTGGCAAGCCAATCGGTGTACTGGGCGTACCCCATCACCGTGATGATCGGGAACAGATTTGCGAACGCGATGAGGCCGAAACCGTCAAGGGCCGGGTTCCTGCCCGGCACGGACTCGGAAAGACCCAGTCCGAGGGCCGCCACGAGCGGAACCGTGACGGTGGATGTCGTTACGCCGCCCGAGTCGTATGCCAGAGCCACGATCTTTTTGGGCGCAAAAAAGGTTTGAACGATGACGATAATATAACCAACCATTATGTACATATACAGCGGGGTGCCGGTAACTATGCGGAAGGAGCCGAGCGCTATGCCTACGGCAACGCCGATGGCCACCGTGATGCGCAGACCCCATTGCGTGATTACGCCGCCCGAGACCTCGCTCGCCTTGAGCGCCACAGCCAGAAGCGAAGGTTCGGCAATGGTCGTGGAAAAGCCGATCATCGCGGCGAACACGTACACCCAGGCATAGGCGGACCAGTGGATCTGCCCCGGGACGTTCTCCCCGGAGAAAAAGGACGGGTCGGAAAGCTGCATGGCCATGGCCTTGCCCACAGGGAACAGTGCCTTTTCCAGCCCGATGAGAAAGAGCGCCAGGCCGATGACCACGTACACGCCGCCCACGATGAGGCTGCGCAGATGAGGAATAGGCTGCCGCAGCACGAACAGCTGGAAGAACAGGATGAGCGACAGGATGGGCAGAACGTCCCGGAAGGTCGCCAGCAGTGTGATTCCGAAGTCCTGTATAAAGTCCATGCGCGCTCCGGATATCAGCTGAATACGACCAGCCCGTATCCCATGACGAAGATCATGGGCAGCAACGTGGCCAAGGCGATGAGTCCGAACCCGTCAAGCAGGGGGCTGCGTCCGCGTATGATGGACGCGAGGCCCACACCCAGGGCCGCCACCAGCGGCACCGTGACCGTGGACGTGGTCACGCCGCCTGCGTCATAGGCCACGCCGATGATCTCCTTGGGCGCGATCACGGTCATGAGCATGACCACCACATAGCCGCCGATGATCATGTAATGCACGGGCCATCCTTTAATGATGCGAATCACGCCGAGCAGAATGGCGATTCCCACAGAAATGGCAACGGACAACCGCAGGCCCATGGCGTAATTGCTTTGGGCTTTGGTTCCGGCGTGAATGAGCCCTTCCTGGGCAGCGACCTTGGCGGCTTCGGACGTCACAGCTATCAACGCAGGCTCGGCAATGGTGGTGGCAAAACCCAGCAGGAAGGCGAAGAGCAGTATCCAGAAGGCGCTTCCCTTGCGCGCCAGGGCCCGTGCCATTTGCTCGCCGATGGGAAACAATCCCATCTCCAGTCCCTGGACAAAGAGCATCAGCCCGAGAACGACGAAGACGCCGCCCACGACGACGTCGGCCAGATCGGGCAGCGGCTTCTGGATGACCACAGCCTGAAAGAACGCGATGACCAGGATGATGGGCAGCAGGTCCCGAAACGCTTCAAAAAGCTTTCTGCGGACCGCTTTCACCACCGGGTGTGCGAGAATCTGTGTCGCAGGTTTGGCCATGGGCGTTGCGTGGTGGAGAGGGTGGACAATGTCGCCGCCACTGCCGGCTCGATGCAGGGAGGCGCGAAACCGGCCCAGGATGAAAACGCGGCCGGGCGCGGCTGCATCATGCGGTGGACGACAGAAAATCTACCTATCACCCGTTCCCGGCAAGCTCAAGCACAGTGCCGCCGGAGTAGGGCGGATTGTCCGGGGGCGCCGACGCAGAAAAGGAAAGGGCCGCACCAAGTGGCGCAGCCCTTTCCAGTAGCTCGTGTCGCCGCAGCGGCCCATTGCGCGCCCGGCGACGGGGACCAGTGAATTCCTTATGACAGGTTCTGATCCTCAACATTGAGTTGCCGGATGAGGTTCCGCAGTTCGTCGGCCATGGTGGAGAGCTCCTGGACGGCCTGGGCGGACTGGACCATGCCCTCGGCGGTCTCGGCCACGATCCTGTTGATCTCCTCCACGGACTGGTTGATCTGCTCCGAAGCGGCGGATTGTTCCTCGGCAGCCGTGGCTATGCCGGTGACCTGCGTGGCGCTTTCCTCCACGAGGCCGACGATTTCGCGGAGCGCCGCGCCGGACTCGTTGGCCTTCTCGGTGGCGTCGGAAACAGCCCCCACCGCCTGGTCCACACTTTCCATGTTCATGCGCGCTGCGTCCTGCACCCGGCCGATGTTGTCGCCCACTTCCTTGGTGGCGGACATGGTCTTCTCGGCCAG
Proteins encoded:
- a CDS encoding DUF1538 domain-containing protein produces the protein MAKPATQILAHPVVKAVRRKLFEAFRDLLPIILVIAFFQAVVIQKPLPDLADVVVGGVFVVLGLMLFVQGLEMGLFPIGEQMARALARKGSAFWILLFAFLLGFATTIAEPALIAVTSEAAKVAAQEGLIHAGTKAQSNYAMGLRLSVAISVGIAILLGVIRIIKGWPVHYMIIGGYVVVMLMTVIAPKEIIGVAYDAGGVTTSTVTVPLVAALGVGLASIIRGRSPLLDGFGLIALATLLPMIFVMGYGLVVFS
- a CDS encoding CBS domain-containing protein; translated protein: MSAQIVKVRDVMTREVLSIDGMASAKDAAQMMRDHGVSELLVAKRNEHDAWGIVTIMDMVKNVIVPGRKSTDVFVYEIMTKPILTVPADMDIRYAIRLIERLGFRRAPVEHHGEIIGMITLYNLVLENSLI
- a CDS encoding TetR/AcrR family transcriptional regulator, giving the protein MTTNQKNTRQALLEAACQLFAEHGFDAVSTRMIADAAQVNLGGIHYHFGSKELLYVAAFQHATVNDRRHNLNDVAEMHPELMGSPQGQAEIIRITTRQMFADFFCTASTDWKRRIALRELCSPSSAQSILAREVFKPNLTGDMEFMRRIRPDLSEATMLAWANMLHAQVIFYMLTQAPMEVMFGPEMASREFFDNAVRQAANALILLMGLPLDSQTDHS
- a CDS encoding DUF1538 domain-containing protein — its product is MDFIQDFGITLLATFRDVLPILSLILFFQLFVLRQPIPHLRSLIVGGVYVVIGLALFLIGLEKALFPVGKAMAMQLSDPSFFSGENVPGQIHWSAYAWVYVFAAMIGFSTTIAEPSLLAVALKASEVSGGVITQWGLRITVAIGVAVGIALGSFRIVTGTPLYMYIMVGYIIVIVQTFFAPKKIVALAYDSGGVTTSTVTVPLVAALGLGLSESVPGRNPALDGFGLIAFANLFPIITVMGYAQYTDWLANRRARQRTKEGVQ
- a CDS encoding P-II family nitrogen regulator, which gives rise to MIFKMILAPVKTHKTDDVVDAAKAAGATGASIISARGTGMREAKTFFGLTLEDQTDIIMFLLEEHLVSEVLKAIEVAGEFHKPGTGIAFVLPVEHVVGLESQIEKFKEVVRDKYL
- a CDS encoding efflux RND transporter periplasmic adaptor subunit, whose product is MKRLILITILTATVAGAGFLFWCGVPQQAFGNGDEAQAAPQPVRPVPTERVLPAPGSSIREFPATVQAARRVDMSFSVGGVLIELNGDAGRVVKEGEVIARLDPRDFENAVSSAEATHDEALQNLKRTRTLREKNVTTQSELDNAQAAFETAAAELRIRRKALEDTVMRAHFDGVVARRYVENHEHIKENTPVLSLQSIAELEVSFQVPERVLARYGDAALAGVQVRFGADGDTWRNARVREVSADADTVTRTYEVVAAVESPEDLKVLSGMTAEARLSLPTGLAGNGAVLAPMAAVFGGSDGGSYVWIIEDDAAPPRKTRVELGTMRDEGVEVLTGLEPGQRVAVAGVHSLSEHMVVRPMRAGAEGLE